The Clostridium beijerinckii genomic sequence ATATAACTTAAAATAACTTCATCAATTATCTCTTTTTTGTTCTCTAAATCCACAATATTACCATACTTCATAGTGTATGTTTTCATGCTTTCAATATCGTATTTATTCCTAGGGGTAAATATCTTACTAGCAATCTTTAAAACATTCTCCCCTGAAATTCTTATTATTGAAACTCCGCCTTCTCCGATTGGTGTAGCGATCGCACAAATAGTATCAAATTCTTTCATTTAATTTCCTCCTCTTTTTAAAGAAGAATATTTTCTAAACTAAAACTCCTTTTTAACTATTATCAATTTTACATAACAAAATTTAAATAGTCAAAGTTATATTAGCTAAAACTTCTCTTTTTAGTCATAAATTTTATTTATAAACTTAAAAAGAAAGCCATTATGGCTTTCTTTTTTAAGTTTAATCTTTCTTTAATTCAACGACTACCCTTCTAAACGGCTCCTCGCCCTCACTATATGTATTAACAAAGGCATCTTCCTGAAGTGCAGAATGAATGATTCTTCTCTCGTATGGATTCATTGGCTCTAGTTTAAATGATTTTTTTGTTTTCTTAACTCTATTAGCTGTTTTAATTGCAACACCTTTAAGAGTTTCCTCTCTTTTGCTTCTATAATCTTCGGTATCTAGTATAACCTTTTTATGAGGAAGTTCATGTAACTTATTAACTACAAGTGAAACTAAATATTGAATAGAATCTAATGTCTCTCCTCTATAACCAATTATCACTCCCATTTTTTCTCCGGATAAATTAATTATAATGCTATCATTCTCTTCTTTAATATCAATAGTTGCCTCAACTTCCATTCCCTTGAGTATATGAACTATAAAGTTTCGTGCTTCTTCAATATAATTATATTTTCTAGAAACTCTAATTCTTGCTGGTTTAACTCCTATAACATTAAATAAACCCTTTGAGCCATGATCCAAAATTTCAATATCAACCATATCCTTATTTGCATCAAGTTCACTTAAAGCTTTATTTAAGGCTTCTTCAACAGTCTTTCCTTCCACTTCTACTGATTTCATCTGTTAATTCACCACCTCTAATATCAAAGCAAAATCACTTTTTGATTATTTCTTTTTTCTCTTTTTACTAGCTGAATTTTTAGATTCTTCCACTGCCACAACAAATTTATCTGATTCTGCTACAGCATCTTTTTGAGTCTTATCATCCATCTCTCTCATTGCTGGCCTATAGTTTAAAAAATATGTTTGTATTGTTTGAATTAAATTACCAATTATCCAGTAAAGTACAAGTATTGATTTAAAATTCAATGACATAACACCCATCATTCCAGCCATAACTAAATTCATACTTCCCATATTCATTCCACCTGGTTGTGATGGTGTTGATTTAGACATTAAATAAGATGGTATATATGTTGACAATGCAGCTAATACTGGTAATATATAATATTTATCTGGTGCAAATAAATCGTGAATCCACAGGAATGAAGCACCTTCTATTCCTTGTATCCCCATAAATACCCAATAAAGAGCCATTAGTATAGGTAGAGGTAATAATGATGGAAGGCATCCACCAGCTACACTAACATTATTCTCCTTATATAGCCTCATAGTTTCAGTATTCAATTTTTGAGGATCGTCTTTGTACTTAGCCTGAAGCTTTTTCACTTCTGGTTGAATTTTCTGCATTCCTTGTGATGACTTTGCTGCCTTAATGTTAAATGGTAATATTAAAATTCTTATAATCAATGTAAAAATAAATATTGCCAAAACATAAGATAGCCCAACATCTGATATTCCCATACTAACTATA encodes the following:
- a CDS encoding membrane protein insertase YidC, which gives rise to MFQAIVNFMKGIFDSLHDFIVSMGISDVGLSYVLAIFIFTLIIRILILPFNIKAAKSSQGMQKIQPEVKKLQAKYKDDPQKLNTETMRLYKENNVSVAGGCLPSLLPLPILMALYWVFMGIQGIEGASFLWIHDLFAPDKYYILPVLAALSTYIPSYLMSKSTPSQPGGMNMGSMNLVMAGMMGVMSLNFKSILVLYWIIGNLIQTIQTYFLNYRPAMREMDDKTQKDAVAESDKFVVAVEESKNSASKKRKKK
- the jag gene encoding RNA-binding cell elongation regulator Jag/EloR, with translation MKSVEVEGKTVEEALNKALSELDANKDMVDIEILDHGSKGLFNVIGVKPARIRVSRKYNYIEEARNFIVHILKGMEVEATIDIKEENDSIIINLSGEKMGVIIGYRGETLDSIQYLVSLVVNKLHELPHKKVILDTEDYRSKREETLKGVAIKTANRVKKTKKSFKLEPMNPYERRIIHSALQEDAFVNTYSEGEEPFRRVVVELKKD